Sequence from the Phragmites australis chromosome 11, lpPhrAust1.1, whole genome shotgun sequence genome:
GCTCGCCGTCGACCGCGCCAAGCGCGGGCGCGGGCCCGTCATGGCCAGGACCGTCGCGGCCACCATGCTCGTCGTGCTCGCCTCCAGCAGCTACAGCGTCGCCAAGATCGGCCGCCGCGCGGGGGAACTCGGCCAGCTCACGCCCACCGACCAGGTGCTCACCAGCCGGCACCTCCTCGAGGCATCACTCATGGGTATGTTAACCAATGATCTGCCCTCGTTAGCTTAACCTAGTTGGTTAACGGAACGCGTCGATCGGGATCTCCCACGCGCCCATTGGGTTCACAAATTGGTAAATGGGGGGCAATAAACACTTCCTGGAGAAATGGATTCTGTGTGCTTCGCATGTTGGGATTCCCACCGTTTACCAACAACATTAAAGGATTTATCTAATTCACCTATATCATAACTGCACATCGGAATTTGATTTTGCTTTTCGAATTGTTGACTGGATAACATCATGACAATTGACgattattttttcttaaagaTATATCACCAAGAAAGTATCAACAGCAGGGTATTGCAATGGAATGATTTCGATTTTTTTTGTCCAATGGATCTTATTGTCTTTAGTTTTACTTTTTCTAATGATGATGCGATTATAATATTCTCGATTCATATAAACAAGTTAGAATTCGTTAAAGCCCTTCTTGTTTTGCAAAGAACCAGACACTCCATTGTTCATGCTTCTCTGTACCCAAACAGGTTGATACAGCTTCTACACGTCTGGAAAGTATCCAGTGAAAAGAacattttgattttttcctcAGAATCTATATATTTCGATATGGAGACACTGAACACCTTTTGGACCTGGTCTGGAAACATCTGGGGACCAAAATCCCAGTAATTGGGAAACAAATTGTCTACTTTGTGGTTTGTTTGTGTAGCTCAACTGTGGACGCTAAAATAGCTAATTATGTTTTACTAATGACctatttatgtttaatttagaACTACAATATATCTGATTTTGTTTTGAAGAGTAAAGTGCTGTCTCTTGTCCATATATTAAACAAATACCTGGTGCCCATGTTTTTGCATCCTACTGTTTGTTGCTAGTACCGTTAACTATGTAAATTTATAAATTGAAATATTCTTCCCTTTGTTAAAAGATCAAACTACTTGCATATCTGTTATCATATCTGAACTTTGGACAAGATTATATAACTGTTTGTTATATTGTTTGTGACATCGTTGTATGTGCTTCATGCCTGCTTTTGACAGTGGTAGGGATTGTGAAATGAGGTTTTGTTCATTTGATTCTATATCGATACTGGTGATTTTAGTTTCTGTGTTCTCAAGATCAATTGCTGGACTAGGCTACTTGACTTAACATATGCCCCAAGTAATATGTATTATGTTAGTCCTCATTGTCCAGTCTTCAGTGTCCGAAGGAATAAGGATACCTGACTTCTTCTATTATGACCAACAATAAATATTTGTATCTCATTGGTTCATCCTATATTCTATGGAAAGCATGCTGTAGTTATCAGAATTATCTTTATCAGTTGTTGTTTCTCTTGAGCGATTAAGAGATCCTTGCATATCTTAGCATTCCCACACCCTGCATGGAAGAAATGATAGGTTTCACATACTGACTAATCTTTTTTCCTGGTATTTCTCTGAAACTAGTACACTGATATAAATCATTTGAACATCTTCTCacatttcattcatttttcCATTCTACATTCCTATTTCTTTTGGCGACTatcctttttgttttgttcaCCTTTCGACCACTATATGAGAGCTTGTTGTGATATGCAAGCCAATCAAATTCACAGGGATTAGTGAGAAAAGGTGTGCTCAGTCTTTCTGCATTTTGTAGTCTGACTTGTTAAAGCATTTTCTTCTTTCTATTTGCAAAAACATATTTACTATTGCTCCAATGACTGTTTCTGCCCTTTTTACAGCCTTTTATTAACAAAAGAATTATATGTAAAGATTATAAACCCATCCACTGTTGCCAGCAGTTTACATTGCAGACCAATGTTCACCCTTGAATAATAGTCAAACCATCCCTGTGTTGAGCCATGCATATATCTGGAACTATAGTAATATATGTAGCTTTCAAGAACTACTTTACACATGTCGCATAATTGAACAGAAACTTTTAGTTTGATTGAAATCTCGGGTGTTTCTTCTTTTGCAGGATACTCCCTGTTTCTTGGATTAATTATTGACAGGCTACATCACTATATCAGAGAACTGCGGTCGATGAAGAAAAACATGGAGGCTGTAACAAAGCAGAGCCGAACATTAGAAGAAGCAAAACTTGGAGGTGCGGAGGAGATTCAAGGATACCAGAAAGAGATTGCCAGTCTGAATGAACAGGTGAAAGTACTTAAGAGCCAGTCACAAACGAAAGCAGAGGAATTAAAAACTGCTGAAGCAAATGCCTTGGCTTTACAAAAACAATCTGAAGGTTTGCTTATTGAATATGAGCATCTCATTGCGGAGAAAATGGAGTTGAGGAACCAACTACAGTCAATTGACCTCCGCATGTCCCGTTCTGACAGCAAGAAGAATTCATAAAGGGAAGTGTGCAATTTTGACGCGTGGAGCTTGTACTGTAAATTTTCTGCCTATCAGGTCTTACTTTATGCCATTGATGTATCGTGTATCTAGTATTAATATCGTAATTACACATGAAATTGGGTACATGGGTGAAATATATCGGTTTCTGTATGAGCTGATAATCTATCCTGTATGGCCTTAGTTTACCCAAACATTAGAGATTCACTACACTTCTGAGTTCTGAAGTTTTATGCATTCTTCAGATATTACTTAGTATTTCAGAAATAACAATCGGCTTACCTTCATAATTTTTTgtcatttctttttgttttttattggtCTTTTTCTGCTCAATTTTGTTGAGGTTATGTTGAGATTAAGTGCCATAACTTTTAGACAGTAAGTTTTTTTAGCACCGCAAGCTAGGATAAAAGAGAAGTCCCACCGATGGTTAATATGTGAGACCAGTTCTGCTGATGGCAATGAAAGGGTGGCTGTGATGCGGGGTGACCATCTCGTCAGTCATCAGTAGGAGGCTCCCCTTGTATGTTCACCACTGTTGATGATTACTTGGAAAAAGATGGCCTTATTCTTTATAACCGTTGTTCAACATACAAAGAGATGTTATGATTGAGAGACAGTTCGTTCAAATGAGTTTGATTCATTCCCCAAGTCACAAGGTATCAAGACACACCGTTCGTAATAAACATTAGCAAAATGGCCTAGCTAAACGAACTGAGCAAACAATAAATTTGAAATGCCTGTTGTATGCTATCTAATGTTGGTATGTCCAGGAGTTTTTGGGTGTACTCCACTTCGACAGCTTCTTTTCACCATTGCAGTTGACAAGATATAATTTGATTACACAACAAATTCAAATCTAATAATATTTAGTTGTTATATTTATGCTCATGACAATAATTGAAAATTGGACCCTAAAACGATTGTAATGCTTGTTTCTTTGTTACAAGTTTGAGTAAAAATGATAAAGATCCATGTTTCAACCTTTCAACCTTGCGTTTTGAAACTGTTCATTCTGCTACCTTGAACTACTGAATCCATCCACTTTACACCCCTTAACCCAAATCGAGGTGGTTTGTTTGGCTTGACACTGGCGTGGCACTAGAATGAGCAGTTTTGAGCTGACCTAGATACCACGTGTCTTAGTTTAGGGTGGGGATTCTGTTTTAGATACTTTTGAGAGTTGGAGGTTGTAAAGTGAATGGTATTGTAGTTCATGgttgaaaatcaaaatagagACCAACTTTCGTCGTTGAAAAATGGAAAGCTTTGTATTTAATAAGTATGGTGTTACAAAATAAGTCAATTATGTCACATgaaaaatttatattaatattcCTGTTGAGAGCATGAACAAATCAAGTGTTGACAAAGACAATGGTATTTCAGGATGCTTCTTTTGTGTAAACAATTTATACTAATATTTCTATTGAGAGCATGAACAAATCAAGTGTGCGTATATGGAGCATGTTGTTGGTTCAGGATCTACTACAGACAAAGAAAATGGTATCTACTACAGCTACTATGGTTTAGGGTGGGGATTCTGTTTTAGATACGTTTGAGAGTTGGAGGTTGTAAATTGAATGGTATCGTAGTTCATGGCTGAAAATCAAAATAGAGATCAACTTTCATCGTTGAAAAATGGGAAGCTTTGTATTTAATAAGTATGGTGTTACAAAATAAATCAATTACGTCACATGAAAATTTTATACTAATATTCCTGTTGAGAGCATGACAAAATCAAGTGTTGACAAAGAAAATGGTATTTAGGATGCTTCTTTTGTGTGAATAATTTATACTAATATTCCTGTTGAGAGTATGAATAAATCAAGTGTGTATATGGAGCATGTTGTTGGTTCCGGATCTAACTATATCAGTATGCTTCTTTTGTTGAGTAGCCATCGCAACATTTCATTGCATTGGTCAGAAAGAAGAACATGCTTCGTTAATCGAACATGCTAATACTGTTGCTTATCCTGAATGTGGTTGAGTATATCATGCATAACCTTCCAATTATTCAGAGCCTAACTGGGTCGTTGCAATGTTAAGTGCTGCACCAAATAAGTCATTATTCATATTAGGAAgcgaaaaaaacaaaaaccacCCTGTAagtcattctttttattttccctCATAAAAGTAATCATTTAGCAAAACAAATATTAAAACCAAAATTTTGCCCAGGTTTGATTACACCATACGAGCCACATGGT
This genomic interval carries:
- the LOC133884415 gene encoding uncharacterized protein LOC133884415, which translates into the protein MIQLLFALLAAEAALALSLLYRTPARRLALLAVDRAKRGRGPVMARTVAATMLVVLASSSYSVAKIGRRAGELGQLTPTDQVLTSRHLLEASLMGYSLFLGLIIDRLHHYIRELRSMKKNMEAVTKQSRTLEEAKLGGAEEIQGYQKEIASLNEQVKVLKSQSQTKAEELKTAEANALALQKQSEGLLIEYEHLIAEKMELRNQLQSIDLRMSRSDSKKNS